In the Daphnia pulicaria isolate SC F1-1A chromosome 2, SC_F0-13Bv2, whole genome shotgun sequence genome, one interval contains:
- the LOC124326248 gene encoding uncharacterized protein LOC124326248 isoform X1, whose translation MKISFTARNFSRSSFCSFPPCVQLASWSGPGHKCFLSDFEIKLSVIRFNEDLLKFIILLPRNLTNKERRWVSSRFKSPNCTSARARQLEFFDGERKCVIAGIEDQKTVEDVLLDAFGIVAGRDQWADSANNHVTFLNSSRLGVFDAVGLYSIDDGPPLAFDVNGPKRTDVLGGARTKLCLAAVLVGAVAVPEPDADPQTYSKSAYPTVPSDNCNPRKAPKCSENSTETFCLTDAEYPEKEIRSAIKYDPLVLQRYYDIAKQSADNLVDGLTSLSEKHYDYSNYTGKTFEKANWIGEEGYICPSNVHYARPLRALNVDGEWRAIIQDIAWPGYTQTQRVEICLFSGSSCRTLAPCYGSKCLQKYVYQRMLSFDPCDAKKGIFIDLYKLPSACSCHIPGKLH comes from the exons atgaaaatttctttcaCCGCAAGAAACTTCTCAAGGTCGTCATTCTGTTCTTTTCCTCCATGCGTTCAGTTGGCGTCTTGGTCTGGCCCTGGTCACAAGTGTTTCCTCTcagattttgaaattaaattaagtgTTATTCGATTTAATGAAGATTTACTTAAGTTTATCATTTTACTGCCACGGAACTTAACCAACAAG GAACGCCGGTGGGTTTCTTCAAGGTTTAAAAGCCCCAACTGCACATCCGCACGAGCCaggcaacttgaatttttcgatgGTGAAAGGAAATGCGTAATCGCTGGGATTGAAGACCAAAAAACGGTGGAAGATGTTCTTCTGGATGCATTTGGAATCGTAGCAGGACGGGACCAGTGGGCAGACAGTGCCAACAACCACGTCACATTCCTCAACTCGAGCCGTCTGGGTGTATTTGATGCCGTAGGACTCTACTCCATTGACGATGGTCCGCCACTTGCCTTCGACGTTAATGGCCCGAAGAGGACGGACGTACTCGGTGGAGCTCGGACAAAG CTATGTTTGGCTGCCGTATTGGTTGGAGCTGTTGCTGTGCCGGAGCCGGATGCTGATCCCCAAACTTATTCAAAATCTGCCTACCCAACAGTTCCGTCCGATAACTGCAACCCTCGCAAGGCACCAAAGTGTTCGGAAAACAGCACTGAAACTTTCTGTCTCACAGACGCTGAATAccccgaaaaagaaatcagg AGTGCCATCAAGTACGACCCGTTGGTGCTGCAGAGGTACTATGATATTGCCAAACAATCGGCCGACAACTTGGTCGATGGACTGACATCTTTATCGGAGAAACATTACGACTACTCCAACTACACGGGCAAGACTTTCGAGAAGGCCAACTGGATTGGCGAGGAGGGATACATTTGCCCCAGCAATGTCCATTACGCCCGTCCTCTGCGCGCTCTGAACGTTGACGGTGAATGGCGTGCCATCATTCAAGATATTGCCTGGCCGGGATACACGCAGACCCAGCGTGTCGAGATTTGCTTGTTCTCCGGCTCCTCTTGCCGCACTTTGGCTCCTTGCTATGGTAGCAAATGCTTGCAAAAGTACGTCTACCAGCGCATGTTGTCCTTCGATCCTTGCGATgccaaaaagggaattttcaTTGACCTTTACAAACTGCCATCGGCTTGCTCTTGCCACATTCCCGGTAAACTTCATTGA
- the LOC124327714 gene encoding uncharacterized protein LOC124327714: MEKACGNSACRNTFICHNDKKKFCSNRCYPSVIARAAAKQASRNGALAGAANCASMDTVRTTPAQTPAPTYYETPDDTSTRKTRDDSWIPSPHSGCSPPTARFGRPRRDPAPSTVTQTACIAGVNVSLPALSPPQARPFSTPTSRSPRPPSIVQPTRVSHGDLDDQHLALPSPLFPSDTTPPPFSDASSSSFESSFDDLDGGVLEDEDALSPADLFYERWAPTILNCSSRTELDTIASDLATNWHALTLKEDTPSSEATRPPRIPQTTPPGSIPHRQQSRQQQRVRRKNNAKRWAAASKLQALFKRYPKRAVRKVLGETSQSYTGSSEAATLFLKTTYEKPRPPPDDILVARAAYDECLWTPPSDDDLSLLSLPPSRQEIAYKLKRASNTSPGADGVEYKDIQRLDPSGRLLEVLYAAVWLYGIPTCWKSARTIPVYKKGSPDDYANFRPISLLSTIYKLFSSSIATRLTTVASNCDWLSPEQKGFLPGVHGIQEHTMLLESAIEEAKLKKSNLTICWLDLANAFGSLPHDFLHQLFASLPIPTVLRDLLSDIYTDSIFQFVVGRELITVHPTSGVRQGDGLSSIIFNLAAEPLIRCAKAPSNSGFPLFCSMLKATAYADDVSLIGTTPEQLQPVLDAMLVVAAKLGLRFNVGKCSFLAISKGKATHSTHLTIHGSSLRGLEEGETESYLGVPLGTRLTFRPVSDLPDKLTKLADCDLAPWQKLEVFRAHLLPSLSHHLATGRVLRGFLGEMDARCSEFLRFVSNVPHTAHNGFLYSDRRAGGLGASQLAKDSDIWIIARATQLLDSNDPVVRLTARAQLSQNISRGFNGKPPVPLPLSNYLSGSVEGGLHDTRFYKCGSNTWSRARKSARRLEVRIDVSGDESTKVIADDVSCLSLKAVRGLRSVIRKRWTISLTNALHQGRVARGLLLDPSNDVARLSSHRTCLSFNEWNLIHKSRLGLLPLLGNPGCSAPNTKCRRCKVDAETTSHVTSHCRSNLPAIGRRHDLVLAEIVKTITRAGHAASVNRVFPGSTLRPDIVIPSTDPPTIIDLTITFDAPESLDAGHARKIEKYSCLGLTLPFVIGALGSWLPSNNAVAVALNIPPAPWRRLRRKCRLMAIQGSVSIIHRHIHGHGDDQEANIPAP; encoded by the coding sequence ATGGAGAAAGCCTGTGGCAACAGTGCCTGCAGAAATACCTTCATCTGCCACAACGACAAGAAGAAGTTTTGCTCCAACCGCTGCTACCCTTCTGTCATTGCCCGTGCGGCTGCTAAACAGGCCAGCAGGAATGGTGCCCTGGCTGGGGCGGCTAACTGTGCCTCTATGGATACTGTTAGGACTACACCTGCTCAGACTCCTGCGCCAACCTACTACGAGACGCCTGATGACACTTCTACTCGCAAGACGAGGGACGATTCATGGATCCCATCACCACACTCAGGCTGCTCTCCCCCCACGGCACGCTTTGGCAGGCCCCGCCGGGATCCTGCTCCTTCCACCGTCACTCAAACAGCATGCATTGCAGGCGTCAACGTTTCACTTCCGGCTCTTTCTCCTCCACAAGCTCGGCCCTTTTCGACACCGACCAGTCGATCTCCTAGACCACCTTCAATCGTTCAGCCTACACGCGTCTCCCATGGAGACCTAGATGATCAACATCTGGCACTTCCATCTCCACTCTTTCCGTCAGATACCACGCCTCCTCCGTTCTCCGACGCATCCAGTTCTTCATTTGAGTCATCATTCGACGACCTGGACGGCGGAGTGCTCGAAGATGAAGATGCCTTATCTCCCGCCGACCTCTTTTATGAGCGCTGGGCCCCAACAATCCTGAACTGCTCCTCCAGGACTGAGCTGGACACGATTGCCTCTGATCTTGCTACTAACTGGCACGCTCTCACATTGAAGGAAGACACACCTAGCAGCGAGGCCACCCGTCCTCCACGCATCCCTCAGACGACCCCTCCTGGCTCCATTCCACACAGGCAGCAGTccagacagcagcagcgggtTCGCCGCAAAAACAACGCCAAGCGATGGGCGGCCGCCAGCAAACTTCAGGCTCTTTTCAAGAGATATCCCAAGCGAGCTGTCCGCAAAGTGCTGGGGGAAACTTCACAGAGCTACACTGGCTCGTCTGAAGCTGCAACTCTCTTCCTCAAGACCACCTATGAGAAGCCCCGACCTCCTCCAGATGACATCCTGGTAGCTAGAGCCGCGTACGACGAGTGCCTTTGGACACCTCCTTCGGATGATGATCTTTCCTTGCTCTCCTTACCACCTTCGAGACAGGAAATTGCCTACAAGCTCAAAAGGGCATCTAACACCTCTCCCGGGGCCGATGGAGTCGAATACAAAGATATTCAACGTCTTGACCCGTCTGGACGGCTGCTGGAGGTTCTGTACGCCGCGGTTTGGTTATACGGCATCCCGACTTGCTGGAAATCTGCCCGCACCATTCCGGTGTACAAGAAAGGCTCTCCGGACGACTACGCCAATTTCCGGCCCATCTCGCTCCTCTCCACCATCTACAAGCTCTTCTCCAGCTCCATCGCCACTCGCCTTACCACAGTGGCGTCCAACTGCGACTGGCTCTCACCGGAGCAAAAAGGCTTTCTTCCTGGGGTGCATGGGATCCAGGAACACACCATGCTTCTGGAGTCGGCCATTGAGGAGGCGAAACTGAAGAAGAGCAACCTCACCATCTGTTGGCTGGATCTTGCCAATGCCTTCGGTTCGCTCCCCCACGACTTTCTCCACCAGCTATTCGCGTCCCTCCCGATTCCGACTGTGCTGCGAGACCTCCTCTCCGACATCTACACCGACAGCATCTTCCAGTTTGTGGTTGGCCGAGAACTTATCACCGTTCATCCCACTTCTGGTGTCCGACAAGGTGATGGCCTCAGTTCCATTATCTTCAACCTGGCAGCTGAACCACTCATCCGTTGCGCAAAGGCCCCTTCCAACTCTggctttccccttttttgctCCATGCTGAAAGCCACAGCCTACGCAGACGACGTCTCTCTCATCGGCACTACCCCGGAACAGCTCCAGCCCGTTCTCGACGCTATGCTTGTGGTGGCGGCCAAACTTGGACTCCGGTTCAACGTTGGGAAATGTTCCTTCCTAGCAATTTCGAAAGGAAAGGCAACACACTCCACACACCTAACCATACATGGCTCGTCTCTACGGGGACTGGAGGAGGGCGAAACTGAGAGTTATCTTGGGGTCCCTCTCGGAACTCGTCTCACCTTCCGCCCCGTCTCCGATCTGCCTGACAAGCTAACCAAGCTAGCTGACTGTGATCTGGCGCCCTGGCAAAAATTGGAAGTGTTCAGAGCCCACCTacttccgtctctctctcatcatctTGCCACAGGGCGGGTCCTTCGTGGCTTCCTGGGCGAGATGGACGCTCGCTGCTCTGAATTTCTTAGATTTGTCTCCAACGTCCCCCACACTGCTCATAACGGCTTCCTCTATTCCGATCGCAGGGCTGGCGGCTTAGGTGCCTCTCAACTGGCAAAAGATTCGGACATCTGGATCATCGCTCGTGCCACTCAACTCCTCGATAGCAACGATCCGGTGGTACGCCTCACTGCCAGAGCCCAGCTCAGCCAAAACATCTCCAGGGGATTCAACGGCAAGCCGCCTGTTCCGCTGCCCCTCTCTAACTACCTCTCTGGCTCGGTAGAAGGCGGACTCCACGACACCCGTTTCTACAAGTGTGGCTCCAATACCTGGTCCCGTGCCAGGAAATCAGCACGAAGACTTGAAGTTAGGATCGATGTATCCGGCGATGAATCGACCAAAGTGATCGCCGACGACGTCTCCTGCCTCTCACTGAAAGCTGTAAGGGGCCTCCGCTCAGTCATCCGGAAACGCTGGACAATCTCCCTCACAAATGCCTTGCATCAGGGCAGGGTAGCAAGGGGGCTACTACTCGACCCATCTAACGACGTTGCCCGCCTCTCATCTCATCGGACCTGCCTCTCATTCAACGAGTGGAATCTCATCCACAAGAGCCGCCTCGGCCTGCTTCCGCTCCTCGGGAATCCTGGTTGCTCTGCTCCCAACACCAAGTGCAGGAGATGCAAGGTTGATGCCGAGACTACCTCACACGTAACAAGCCACTGCCGCAGTAATCTTCCGGCCATTGGCCGCCGACACGACCTCGTGCTGGCGGAAATTGTGAAAACCATCACCAGGGCCGGCCATGCAGCGTCTGTCAACAGAGTCTTCCCTGGCTCAACCCTGAGGCCGGACATAGTCATCCCCTCGACCGACCCACCAACAATAATTGATCTCACCATCACCTTCGATGCTCCCGAGTCCCTCGACGCTGGCCATGccagaaaaatagagaaatacaGCTGCCTGGGGTTAACTCTGCCCTTCGTTATTGGCGCCTTGGGATCCTGGCTCCCCTCAAACAACGCAGTGGCCGTCGCCCTCAACATCCCCCCGGCTCCTTGGCGCCGCCTCCGGAGGAAGTGCCGTCTGATGGCCATCCAGGGATCTGTCTCCATCATTCATCGCCACATCCACGGACATGGGGATGACCAGGAAGCCAATATTCCGGCTCCTTAA
- the LOC124326248 gene encoding neurotrophin 1-like isoform X2: protein MKTSLLCLAAVLVGAVAVPEPDADPQTYSKSAYPTVPSDNCNPRKAPKCSENSTETFCLTDAEYPEKEIRSAIKYDPLVLQRYYDIAKQSADNLVDGLTSLSEKHYDYSNYTGKTFEKANWIGEEGYICPSNVHYARPLRALNVDGEWRAIIQDIAWPGYTQTQRVEICLFSGSSCRTLAPCYGSKCLQKYVYQRMLSFDPCDAKKGIFIDLYKLPSACSCHIPGKLH, encoded by the exons atgaaaacctcATTG CTATGTTTGGCTGCCGTATTGGTTGGAGCTGTTGCTGTGCCGGAGCCGGATGCTGATCCCCAAACTTATTCAAAATCTGCCTACCCAACAGTTCCGTCCGATAACTGCAACCCTCGCAAGGCACCAAAGTGTTCGGAAAACAGCACTGAAACTTTCTGTCTCACAGACGCTGAATAccccgaaaaagaaatcagg AGTGCCATCAAGTACGACCCGTTGGTGCTGCAGAGGTACTATGATATTGCCAAACAATCGGCCGACAACTTGGTCGATGGACTGACATCTTTATCGGAGAAACATTACGACTACTCCAACTACACGGGCAAGACTTTCGAGAAGGCCAACTGGATTGGCGAGGAGGGATACATTTGCCCCAGCAATGTCCATTACGCCCGTCCTCTGCGCGCTCTGAACGTTGACGGTGAATGGCGTGCCATCATTCAAGATATTGCCTGGCCGGGATACACGCAGACCCAGCGTGTCGAGATTTGCTTGTTCTCCGGCTCCTCTTGCCGCACTTTGGCTCCTTGCTATGGTAGCAAATGCTTGCAAAAGTACGTCTACCAGCGCATGTTGTCCTTCGATCCTTGCGATgccaaaaagggaattttcaTTGACCTTTACAAACTGCCATCGGCTTGCTCTTGCCACATTCCCGGTAAACTTCATTGA
- the LOC124326353 gene encoding sulfotransferase 1B1-like yields the protein MSEESWKFEYHTIPKTLTESFKELFTGYDEGLARMEPGGFVTSPTYAKHAEKIYRMKPRSEDVWLLTFPKCGTTWTCELLWLLQNNCDYETAGKTGLTLRTPFLEMPYLSTRMQTMREMFMNVDKVEQLPSPRVIRPHMPMYLLPPTLLDTAKVVYVARNPKDVIVSYYFHHKLIKLHGFTGTMDEFAEFFMDDEVFNAPYFAHILEAWSKRDHPNMHFMFYEDMKRNLRGEIEKVAAFLGKTLGEEELVKLTEHLKFDNFKTNESVNNESGKKTGAFNQEGNFIRKGKTGDWKNHFSPELNSRIDAWIEKNLAGTDLKFVTELEYQD from the exons ATGTCGGAAGAGAGCTGGAAATTCGAATACCACACAATACCCAAAACCCTCACCGAATCCTTCAAGGAATTATTTACCGGTTACGATGAAGGTCTTGCGCGGATGGAACCGGGCGGATTTGTCACATCTCCCACCTATGCCAAACACGCCGAGAAGATTTACCGAATGAAGCCGAGGAGCGAAGACGTTTGGCTTCTCACTTTTCCTAAATGTG GAACTACATGGACTTGCGAGTTGCTGTGGTTGCTACAAAATAATTGCGATTACGAAACAGCCGGCAAAACGGGGCTTACCTTACGAACTCCATTCCTAGA GATGCCTTATTTGAGCACCAGGATGCAAACGATGAGAGAGATGTTTATGAATGTGGACAAGGTAGAACAACTTCCGTCGCCCCGAGTTATTCGACCGCATATGCCGATGTACCTGCTTCCTCCTACTCTGCTCGACACCGCCAAG GTTGTTTACGTGGCCCGCAATCCAAAGGATGTGATCGTGTCTTATTACTTCCACCACAAGTTGATTAAGTTGCATGGATTCACGGGAACTATGGATGAATTCGCCGAATTCTTCATGGATGACGAAG TATTCAATGCGCCGTACTTCGCCCACATTTTGGAAGCATGGTCGAAACGTGATCATCCCAACATGCATTTCATGTTCTACGAGGATATGAAGAGG AATTTACGTGGAGAAATCGAGAAGGTGGCCGCTTTCCTTGGAAAAACCCTTGGCGAAGAAGAGCTAGTCAAATTGACGGAGCATTTGAAATTCGATAATTTTAAGACAAACGAATCTGTCAATAATGAATCGGGGAAAAAGACTGGCGCTTTTAACCAGGAGGGAAACTTTATCCGTAAAG GTAAAACGGGAGACTGGAAAAATCACTTTAGCCCAGAGTTGAACAGCCGGATCGATGCTTGGATAGAGAAAAATTTAGCTGGAACTGATCTGAAGTTTGTCACTGAATTAGAATATcaagattaa
- the LOC124326221 gene encoding lipase member K-like gives MILSRRLECFYYLLTLTANILGETSYTTVGHHARGVLKYWRRTAEEQRARLFDLLPKNVESSYTPPEVIKHRGYPAEVHHVTTDDGYILELHRIPPKSSSRPTNRKVVLLMHGVVESSGTWVVNPSSRSLAILLAAQSYDVWLGNFRGNRYSKSHIRLSPKQAQFWKFSWDEIGNYDIPSLINYILKETGQSKLSYIAHSLGCGVFFIAMVKHPELNAKIDIMIALAPLSSFAHFTTPLFRILTPLSKLIQGILRMTRTWGVLDSAGIPDLLYNIVCDQTYSQARFCRKLLNAIAGPNPDNIELELIPLVGSNYLQGTSVPVMAQFAQNYFAGERFQAYDYGWRGNLMRYRSFKPMEYVLGKVTAPVYVFSGGSDRIVTPLDVDWLLTQLGNLKGSTRLSDYNHADFLWGTDVKERVYDKVFSLLPPP, from the exons ATGATTTTGAGTCGAAGGCTCGAGTGTTTCTATTATTTGTTAACGTTGACCGCAAATATTTTAGGTGAGACCAGCTACACTACAGTGGGCCATCACGCTCGTGGGGTACTCAAATATTGGCGAAGGACGGCGGAAGAACAACGCGCCAGACTGTTTGACCTTCTACCCAAAAATGTTGAATCCTCCTACACACCA CCGGAAGTAATCAAGCACCGCGGGTACCCTGCTGAGGTTCATCACGTGACAACAGACGACGG GTACATTCTGGAACTTCACCGAATACCACCTAAATCGTCCAGTAGGCCTACTAATAGGAAAGTCGTGCTTCTTATGCATGGGGTCGTGGAATCTTCCGGTACTTGGGTCGTCAATCCATCTAGTCGTTCCCTCG CCATATTATTGGCGGCTCAGTCGTATGATGTGTGGCTCGGTAATTTCAGAGGCAACCGATATTCAAAAAGTCACATCAGACTGAGTCCTAAACAAGCCCAGTTTTGGAAATTTAG ttGGGACGAAATAGGAAATTATGACATTCCTTCCTTAATCAATTATATACTCAAGGAGACGGGACAGTCGAAATTGTCTTACATAGCCCATTCGTTGGGATGCGGAGTGTTCTTCATCGCCATGGTCAAGCATCCGGAGCTCAATGCTAAAATCGATATAATG ATAGCCCTTGCACCACTTTCTTCGTTTGCTCATTTCACTACCCCTCTATTTCGAATTTTGACTCCGCTCAGTAAACTAATTCAg GGTATCCTCAGGATGACTCGGACTTGGGGAGTGCTTGACAGTGCAGGGATCCCTGATCTCTTATATAACATCGTATGCGATCAGACATACAGTCAAGCGAGGTTTTGTAGAAAACTGTTAAACGCGATAGCTGGACCGAATCCGGATAACATAGAACTA gagTTAATCCCTCTGGTGGGATCCAATTATCTTCAAGGAACATCGGTACCTGTTATGGCTCAATTCGctcaaaattattttgcag GTGAAAGATTTCAGGCATATGACTACGGATGGAGAGGCAATTTGATGCGCTACCGATCCTTCAAACCAATGGAATATGTCCTAGGAAAAGTTACAGCTCCG GTGTACGTCTTCTCGGGAGGAAGTGACCGAATTGTCACTCCACTG GACGTGGATTGGCTTCTAACGCAGCTGGGAAATCTGAAAGGCTCTACACGGTTAAGTGATTACAATCACGCCGATTTCTTATGG ggaacagatgtCAAAGAAAGGGTTTACGATaaagtattttctcttttaccgcCTCCCTAA